A genome region from Cutaneotrichosporon cavernicola HIS019 DNA, chromosome: 5 includes the following:
- a CDS encoding uncharacterized protein (Cytidine and deoxycytidylate deaminase zinc-binding region), whose product MDPQQLHDLIVLAFKTRDRAYAPYSKFRVGAALLTDIGPVGGCNVENASYGGGICAERTAVTKLVSEGGRRILAVVVVSDVPAPTTSPCGICRQVLREFCALDVPVYIVSSAFEGKAVGSITAGEPWPSMDKEMGVRMTLGELLPLSFGPESLM is encoded by the exons ATGGACCCCCAGCAGCTACACGACCTCATCGTGCTTGCGTTCAAGA CGCGGGACCGCGCGTACGCGCCCTACTCCAAGTTCCG AGTCGGCGCAGCTCTCCTCACAGATATAGGTCCCGTGGGGGGATGTAATGTCGAGAACGCGAGCTATG GCGGGGGTATATGTGCCGAGCGGACGGCCGTGACCAAGCTGGTG TCCGAGGGCGGCAggcgcatcctcgccgtcgtggTCGTCTCTGACGTGCCCGCGCCCACCACGAGTCCATGCGGTATTTGCCGACAGGTACTGCGCGAGTTCTGCGCCCTCGATGTGCCGGTATACATTGTCAGTTCCGCAttcgagggcaaggcggtGGGAAGTATTACTGCTGGCGAGCCGTGGCCAAGTATGGATAAGGAGATGGGCGTGCGGATGACACTTGGAGAGCTGCTGCCCCTCAGCTTTGGGCCGGAGAGTCTCATGTGA
- a CDS encoding uncharacterized protein (SPX domain) encodes MKYAKEFQHILDASDFPDDWKTSAIEYRKLKKLIKNVQAELEGMGLSPAVLRQLLVTDSGPGPSRSSTAASDPTSEAEAELFEFEFDPDGPSSPKEVQLDPVFDSDDEETPVPTRFRVRVLSDSEGPGSFGTSPAPISVADLMMRGGRGRSSSSSPMPMSMSSSRMESPSGVGRVVKAEGVTAQYLFTGDESSPVPQIRLSVFPESLPTESPLNSRSTSELSSSTHHSDTDPTEETDTGSDILEIPHEPEMPLSPALLKMRTAMSPIWALASTTQAGHGMVELNIGEAAAPQRRANLQIDLDATPTLPPFSDAPSPAVADIGDSALSSSPPNAVGFGTSPEPREFIIPLQSDMAFFNVLTAALTSLSRFHAAQQEQFHADVEALCKSISDSITPGDTVTVLPTPLNSGPGAVAKYKYKSVTPSQKDLYAWRDIFALWVEAEIFESSSERTRGERTIEEAERRLHAFAAEVVRRGLGDRRTIRGKRTRKAWEDFLKLNVRLLDLKRFQLANINAARKILKKHDKRTALTASTGLASFVRSTLAMHVDQDGNVSTWTFYNTSLPHVLLARMTDTLLPILPSLDDFACLICMSIAFKPIRLTCGHLFCVRCLVKMQQRGNDSCPLCRKNTVLLADRACLDVTLMNFMKDWFPREVRAKQLESTAEIARESIEDAAGVRPTERDRCVVM; translated from the exons ATGAAGTACGCCAAGGAGTTTCAAcacatcctcgacgcttCCGATTTCCCCGATGACTGGAAGACGAGTGCGATCGAGTACCGCAAG ctcaagaagctcaTCAAGAATGTACAGGCTGAGCTTGAAGGCATGGGTCTGTCCCCCGCAGTTCTGCGGCAACTCCTCGTGACGGACTCGGGCCCAGGTCCTTCAAGGAGTAGCACAGCGGCGTCGGACCCAACTtctgaggctgaggctgagctATTCGAGTTCGAGTTCGACCCCGATGGGCCCTCGAGTCCTAAGGAGGTTCAGCTCGACCCAGTGttcgacagcgacgacgaggagacgccAGTGCCAACCCGCTTCCGGGTACGCGTGCTCTCGGACAGCGAAGGGCCCGGGAGCTTCGGTACCAGCCCGGCCCCAATCAGTGTCGCGGATCTCATGATGCGGGGTGGGCGGGGGcgatcgtcgtcgtcgtcgcccatgcccatgtCCATGTCATCTTCGCGCATGGAGAGTCCGTCGGGCGTTGGACGTGTTGTCAAGGCCGAAGGCGTGACGGCGCAATACCTGTTTACGGGAGACGAGAGCAGTCCCGTCCCTCAGATCCGGTTAAGCGTCTTCCCCGAGTCACTTCCGACCGAGTCACCTCTGAACAGCAGATCAACGAGCGAGCTATCGAGTTCCACACATCATAGCGACACAGACCCGACTGAAGAGACGGACACGGGGAGCGATATCCTCGAGATCCCACATGAACCGGAAATGCCACTTTCACCGGCGCTGCTCAAGATGCGTACGGCCATGTCGCCAATCTGGGCTCTCGCCAGCACCACCCAGGCTGGGCACGGTATGGTCGAGCTGAACAttggcgaggcggcggcaccTCAGCGGCGAGCCAATCTCCAAATTGACCTGGACGCCACGCCGACATTGCCTCCGTTCAGCGACGCGCCTTCACCGGCCGTAGCGGATATCGGCGACTCGGCCCTCAGCTCGTCTCCTCCAAACGCCGTCGGGTTCGGGACGTCGCCCGAGCCACGCGAGTTCATCATCCCCCTGCAGTCGGACATGGCGTTCTTCAACGTCCTCACAGCTGCACTTACGAGTCTCTCGCGGTTCCACGCAGCGCAACAGGAACAGTtccacgccgacgtcgaggcgctctGCAAGTCCATCAGCGACAGTATCACGCCAGGCGACACGGTGACTGTCCTTCCAACACCGCTGAATTCCGGACCGGGAGCAGTGGCAAAGTACAAGTACAAGAGCGTGACGCCGAGCCAGAAGGACCTGTATGCGTGGCGTGACATTTTTGCACTCtgggtcgaggccgagataTTTGAAAGCTCTAGCGAACGGACACGCGGCGAGCGGACGATAGAAGAAGCCGAGCGCCGTTTGCACGCCTTTGCAGCCGAGGTTGTGCgtcgcggcctcggcgaccgaCGCACGATTCGGGGCAAGAGGACGCGCAAGGCATGGGAAGACTttctcaagctcaacgTCCGGCTACTTGATCTCAAGCGGTTCCAGCTGGCCAACATTAACGCCGCGCGCAAGATTCTCAAGAAACACGACAAGCGCACGGCACTCACGGCGAGTACGGGGCTCGCGTCGTTTGTTCGCAGTACACTCGCCATGCACGTCGACCAGGATGGCAATGTCAGCACGTGGACGTTTTACAACACGTCTCTGCCGCATGTCCTGCTCGCCCGGATGACGGATACGCTGCTCCCGATCCTGCCGTCACTCGACGACTTTGCATGCCTCATCTGCATGTCGATTGCGTTCAAGCCTATTCGCCTGACATGCGGACATTTATTCTGCGTTCGCTGCCTCGTCAAGATGCAGCAGCGGGGCAACGACAGCTGCCCGCTATGCCGCAAGAACACTGTTCTCCTGGCCGACCGCG CCTGTCTCGACGTCACGCTGATGAACTTTATGAAGGATTGGTTTCCGCGCGAGGTGCGTGCCAAGCAACTGGAGAGCACGGCCGAAATCGCGCGAGAGAGCATTGAAGACGCGGCGGGCGTGCGCCCCACCGAACGAGATAGATGTGTGGTCATGTAG
- the GEA2 gene encoding uncharacterized protein (Golgi-specific brefeldin A-resistance guanine nucleotide exchange factor 1 (BFA-resistant GEF 1)), which produces MSHIDLSPVSLLLQEVQTVTSAMRRNMRWSSSAPTSTYASSGLPSQLSRNRRAGTPVGRRRDDEGDLMGNFVALRRSLTGVSDVVVLDPLAILEPFLAIVRSPLTSGPITSLALVSLHHFVLNVLPLYLPPELPPALGDASPLQLALVHVTQTLAACRFPSSSPQQDELVLLRLLRVIESMTVPVLPEKEGNVPQSLIDHIGDEGVCELLEVGLGMLARGRLSDGLRATAQLCVQAITRACFLRLRTLSPEDVERALRNRASAVKDSVTVPNTAAPRWSAERRSAEREKEERRSVEKEKEREKEREREREREREKAERRSAERQEKEQEEEEEAEGKTTPRSSLDTARKASKESQREDGPPQFAPYGLPTMLELLRVLIALLNPSDKAHTDTMRLSALAVLNSALEVGGSGIGQWPELREGVRDEGCRYLFQLTRSDQAVILQSSLRTTSSLFTTLLPHLKLQLELFLSYLVDRLTPPAPTPLPPHLRDLSRPPSPSPYGSETASDTSGPETTPTSTPKPYALLPPMSSESKELWLETLTQIATRPSFMVDCWVNFDCSTDSEDIFERLMVFLTRGVYPSGPGPRVDGSTMFEGLDSSQMLCLEILLSYVDSMANRLEQGEDEWPADAPSVDELKTNKSRKAVLIAGTAQFNVKPKVGIQQLLDSGIILPDDGPGTDHERKLRGIARFLRNTSRLDKKLVGEYISHPDRLDLLKAFIGLFDFTGKSIADALRELLETFRLPGEAQPISRITETFSEHFFSHQPPEIATQDAAYVLAYSVIMLNTDQHNPQNRKRMTVEDYRRNLRGINDGKDFDAEYLAGIHETIRKNEIILPEEHVGQPGFDYAWKSLMQRTRIAGATISCNTARFDEAMFRLTWQQLIGAIAYAFTMNAGDEHVIQHAITGFRQCATLAGHFRMPEVFDRIVQSLAPATGLLDETEEGYQMGNYPTAERDSLSITVSPLAIRFGQSYRSQLASVVLFTIANGNGNAVRAGWGQIFEMFQTLFLHSLLPAPMLQMEDFLAGTTTIPLKLATPAVVPDRRPEGGGLLSTLSSYLLSPYGAAADAIPSEVSDEDIENALVAVDSLASCKLEELYAEILSLDVDALIPAVRAIRSLAEARTTHRLEPRESPDGPQRFEGQLPYDPACVFLLEMMVSLAARGKDHIAETWPIIFEYISALLNSAQSYSVLLIERAVVGLLRLCLIVSEQPALRDQLYLALDVLRSLPSSVLNAVSEQLMAGVAKILEKDSGVVKSQTEWGLIIALFRATVAHPEASKVTLAIVQKMATGGEPGLSLDNFAGVVALLDEFATAAGAAAAGRLQTNRRGTNPVATTLGPTVERGLTALDSLYELRNQIPALIAKSGKPPRDAFAVFWLPPLLVISKQCVNGYREIRHRAISYLQRLLLSPQLMSADGTTLPIIFDRVLFPVLDELLKPALYERDHAGAVEMRLRAATLLVKVFLQYVVGLTEPCDAVGVQFVRVLDKLERFMQGDRDMLNEVSESLKNLALVMYSSQLLIPPPPVGQADTRTREQQELWAASAPRIERMIPGFLDDALAPVPEPPRSPSKPTVPPAPDVGSPAPLSTVGEEGAQEEQ; this is translated from the exons ATGAGCCACATCGACCTCTCCCCAGTCAGCCTGCTTCTGCAGGAGGTGCAGACCGTAACGTCGGCCATGCGGCGTAACATGCGctggtcgtcgtccgctCCCACATCAACATATGCGTCCTCGGGTCTGCCATCGCAGCTGTCGCGCAACAGACGTGCTGGCACGCCCGTTggcaggcggcgcgacgacgagggcgacctCATGGGCAACTTTGTGGCGCTCCGCCGCTCACTCACCGGCGTCTCTG ACGTGGTAGTGCTTGACCCGCTCGCGATCCTCGAGCCGttcctcgccatcgtccGCTCGCCCCTCACCTCGGGCCCCATCACTTCCCTCGCTCTCGTTAGCCTCCACCACTTCGTCCTGAACGTCCTACCCCTCTACCTGCCGCCTGAACTGCCTCCGGCACTTGGCGATGCGTCGcccctccagctcgccctcgtgcACGTGACACAGACACTCGCCGCGTGCCGAttcccatcctcctcgccgcaacaggacgagctcgtcctcctccgcctcctccgcgtcaTCGAGAGCATGACTGTCCCCGTGCTCcccgagaaggaggggaaTGTGCCCCAGAGCCTGATTGACCAcatcggcgacgagggtgtgtgcgagctcctcgaggtggGGCTTGGCATGCTCGCACGCGGCCGCCTCAGTGACGGCCTGCGCGCCACCGCTCAGTTGTGCGTGCAAGCCATCACGCGCGCGTGCTTCCTGCGTCTGCGGACGCTGAGCCCAGAGGACGTAGAGCGAGCGCTCCGCAAtcgcgccagcgccgtcAAGGACAGCGTCACCGTGCCCAACACAGCCGCGCCCCGGTGGTCAGCCGAACGCAGAAGTGCGGAGCgtgagaaggaggagcgcagAAGcgtggagaaggagaaggagagggagaaggagagggagagggagagggaaagggagagagagaaggCGGAGCGCCGCAGTGCCGAACGGCAGGAGAAGGAAcaagaggaagaggaggaggccgagggcaagaCGACTCCCCGCTCATCGCTGGACACGGCGCGCAAGGCCAGCAAAGAGTCGCAGCGGGAAGACGGTCCCCCGCAGTTCGCGCCATACGGCCTGCCGACGatgctcgagctcctccgcgtccTCATCGCCTTGCTCAACCCCAGCGACAAGGCGCATACGGACACGATGCGTCTGTCTGCGCTCGCGGTGCTCAACTCGGCCCTCGAAGTCGGTGGGTCAGGTATTGGGCAATGGCCAGAGCTCCGCGAGGGTGTACGCGACGAGGGGTGTCGTTACCTCTTCCAGCTCACACGTTCCGACCAGGCCGTGATTCTGCAGTCGTCGCTGCGAACCACCTCGTCCCTCTTTAccaccctccttccccacctCAAActccagctcgagctcttcctctcctaTCTAGTCGACCGGCTCACGCCGCCGGCCCCAACGCCACTCCCACCGCACCTCCGGGATCTGTCACGGccaccctcgcccagcCCTTACGGCAGCGAGACCGCGTCCGATACCTCCGGGCCCGagacgacgccgacctcgacaccCAAGCCGTACGCGCTCCTCCCGCCCATGTCGTCCGAGAGCAAGGAGTTGTGGCTTGAGACGCTCACTCAGATCGCCACGCGCCCGAGCTTCATGGTCGACTGCTGGGTCAACTTTGACTGCTCGACCGACTCGGAGGACATCTTCGAGCGCCTAATGGTCTTCCTCACCCGCGGAGTGTATCCCTCGGGGCCCGGGCCTCGCGTCGACGGCTCGACTATGTTCGAAGGGTTAGACAGCTCCCAGATGCTCTGCCTCGAGATCCTGCTCTCGTATGTCGACTCGATGGCGAACCGCCTGGAacagggcgaggacgagtggcCTGCCGATGCACCCTCCGTCGATGAGCTCAAGACGAACAAGAGCCGCAAGGCCGTCCTCATCGCTGGCACGGCGCAGTTCAACGTCAAGCCAAAGGTCGGCATccagcagctcctcgactcggGTATCATCCTGCCAGACGACGGACCTGGGACGGACCACGAGCGCAAGTTGCGCGGTATCGCCCGCTTCCTGCGCAACACGTCTCGGTTGGACAAAaagctcgtcggcgagtaTATCTCCCACCCTGATCGCCTGGATCTTCTCAAGGCATTCATTGGGCTGTTTGACTTTACGGGCAAGTCGATCGCTGACGCGTTGCgtgagctgctcgagaCTTTCCGTCTACCGGGTGAGGCGCAGCCCATCTCGCGCATTACCGAGACATTCTCGGAGCACTTCTTCTCCCACCAGCCGCCTGAGATTGCGACTCAGGACGCCGCCTACGTCCTCGCGTACTCGGTCATTATGCTCAACACCGACCAGCACAACCCGCAGAACCGCAAGCGCATGACTGTCGAAGACTACCGACGCAACCTGCGTGGCATCaacgacggcaaggactTCGACGCCGAGTACCTGGCAGGCATTCACGAGACGATTAGGAAAAACGAGATCATCCTGCCGGAGGAGCATGTCGGGCAGCCTGGCTTTGACTACGCATGGAAGTCGCTCATGCAGCGCACGCGGATCGCAGGCGCCACCATCTCATGCAACACCGCCAGGTTTGATGAGGCGATGTTCCGCCTGACATGGCAGCAGCTCATCGGTGCCATCGCGTACGCGTTCACCATGAacgccggcgacgagcacgTCATCCAGCACGCCATCACCGGGTTCCGGCAGTGCGCGACACTCGCTGGCCACTTCAGAATGCCAGAAGTGTTTGACCGCATCGTGCAGTCCCTGGCGCCAGCGACCGGGCTTCTagacgagaccgaggaaGGTTACCAGATGGGCAACTACCCGACGGCTGAGCGCGACAGTCTCTCCATCACGGTGTCGCCGCTCGCGATTCGCTTTGGCCAGAGTTACCGCTCACAGCTCGCGAGCGTGGTACTGTTCACCATCGCTAACGGCAACGGCAATGCGGTACGGGCAGGCTGGGGCCAGATCTTCGAGATGTTCCAGACCCTGTTCTTGCACTCGCTTCTGCCAGCGCCTATGCTGCAGATGGAGGACTTCTTGGCAGGTACGACCACCATCCCCCTCAAACTCGCGACTCCGGCAGTGGTGCCCGACCGCAGGcccgagggcggcggcttGCTCTCCACCCTTTCTTCGTATCTCCTCTCGCCAtacggcgcggcggccgacgcAATCCCCAGCGAGGtgtcggacgaggacatcGAAAACGCGCTTGTCGCTGTCGACTCGCTTGCGTCGTGCAAACTCGAGGAACTGTACGCTGAGATCCTGTCcctggacgtcgacgcgctcatcCCGGCGGTCCGCGCAATCCGGTcactcgccgaggcgcgcacAACCCACCGCCTCGAACCACGCGAGAGCCCAGACGGCCCACAGCGGTTCGAGGGACAGTTGCCGTACGATCCCGCGTGCGTTTTCCTGCTCGAGATGATGGtgtcgctcgccgcccgcggcAAGGACCACATCGCCGAGACGTGGCCCATTATCTTCGAATACATCTCAGCTCTCCTCAACAGCGCGCAGTCGTACTCGGTTCTTCTGATTGAGCGCGCCGTGGTCGGCCTGCTCCGGCTCTGCTTGATCGTGTCCGAACAGCCAGCGCTTCGGGACCAGTTATACTTGGCTCTTGATGTGCTCCGCTCGCTCCCCTCCAGCGTCCTCAACGCCGTCAGTGAGCAGCTCATGGCTGGTGTCGCCAAgatcctcgagaaggactCTGGCGTCGTCAAGAGCCAGACCGAGTGGGGTCTCATAATCGCCCTTTTCCGTGCGACTGTCGCCCATCCCGAGGCGTCCAAGGTCACGTTGGCGATTGTGCAGAAGATGGCGACGGGAGGCGAGCCCGGCCTCTCGCTCGACAACTTTGcgggcgtcgtcgcgctcctcgacgagttcgCCACTGCCGCGggtgcggctgcggctggccGTCTCCAGACCAACCGTCGAGGCACCAACCCTGTGGCCACGACGCTTGGCCCGAcggtcgagcgcggcctgACCGCCCTCGACAGCCTGTACGAGCTGCGCAACCAGATCCCGGCGCTTATCGCAAAGAGCGGCAAGCCGCCACGCGATG CCTTTGCCGTGTTCTGGCTCCCGCCGCTGCTGGTCATCTCGAAGCAGTGCGTCAACGGCTACCGCGAGATCCGCCACCGCGCCATCTCGTACCTGCAGCGCCTTCTGCTCTCGCCACAGTTAATGAGCGCGGATGGAACCACGCTCCCGATCATCTTCGACCGTGTTCTCTTCCccgtgctcgacgagctcctcaagcccgCGCTGTACGAGCGCGACCACGCTGGTGCCGTCGAGATGcgcctccgcgccgccaccctcctcgtcaaggtGTTCTTGCAGTACGTCGTGGGGCTCACTGAGCCCTGCGACGCTGTCGGCGTCCAGTTCGTGCGCGTGcttgacaagctcgagcgctTCATGCAGGGCGACCGCGACATGCTG AACGAGGTCTCAGAGTCGCTCAAGAACCTCGCACTCGTCATGTACTCGTCGCAGCTGCTCATCCCCCCACCTCCGGTCGGGCAGGCTGacacgcgcacgcgcgagcAACAGGAGTTATGGGCGgccagcgcgccgcgcatcGAGCGCATGATCCCGGGTTTCCTTGACGATGCGCTCGCGCCCGTGCCAgagccgccgcgctcgccgtccaaGCCCACAGTGCCACCTGCGCCTGATGTCGGGTCGCCTGCGCCGCTGTCGAcggttggggaggagggtgcTCAGGAAGAGCAGTAG
- a CDS encoding uncharacterized protein (Regulator of volume decrease after cellular swelling), translated as MPLTPVSQPPHAISQAEHDQLTSSTPASFDDIPPVLRWEGDAEVSLAVPSWTAWDTANGDTGEGAHGVSHRVPGRMYVTEQNVAFIPTEQQGFALPFPSLTLHALTPAGLQPAHIYCQIDEGDTNDEDEYSALAEMRVFVANDQLTPLFEALSACSALHASRLPTGETSSFLGFADDEDEDEDWEDDQFDDADEPAGGRLDTNKNGAPKTSAKLKKTRDEAGAGDAENDDPISQFLAKVDWTGVESDGTWVDVPGSSLQSQLDVANQRIAELEAKLREAGLGP; from the exons atgCCACTCACACCCGTCTCTCAGCCGCCTCACGCAATTAGCCAGGCCGAACATGACCAGCtcacgtcctcgacgcccgcgAGCTTTGACGACATCCCACCCGTCCTTCGATGGGAGGGCGACGCTGAAGTGAGCCTCGCGGTGCCGAGCTGGACTGCGTGGGACACGGCCAACGGCGACACCGGAGAGGGAGCACATGGCGTATCCCACCGCGTCCCGGGACGGATGTACGTCACTGAGCA AAACGTTGCATTCATTCCGACGGAGCAGCAGGGATtcgccctccccttccccagCCTCACTCTACATGCACTCACTCCTGCTGGACTGCAACCCGCCCATATTTATTGCCAGATCGACGAGGGTGATACAaatgacgaggatgagtACTCTGCGCTGGCTGAGATGCGGGTCTTTGTCGCCAATGACCAAT TGACACCTCTGTTTGAGGCGCTGTCGGCTTGTTCTGCGCTGCATGCCAGTCGACTCCCGACCGGCGAAACTTCCAGCTTCCTTGGTTtcgcggacgacgaggacgaggacgaggactgGGAGGACGACCAGTTcgatgacgccgacgaACCGGCGGGCGGAAGG CTGGATACAAACAAGAACGGGGCACCAAAGACGAGCGCAAAGCTGAAAAAGACGAGAGACGAGGCAGGAGCTGGCGACGCGGAGAATGACGATCCCATCTCCCAGTTCCTGGCAAAGGTCGACTGGACTGGCGTGGAGTCCGACGGGACGTGGGTCGACGTGCCCGGCAGCTCGCTCCAGAGCCAACTTGACGTGGCCAACCAGCgcatcgccgagctcgaggcgaagctgcgcgaggccgGGCTGGGGCCATAG
- a CDS encoding uncharacterized protein (Dehydrogenases with different specificities (Related to short-chain alcohol dehydrogenases)) — translation MAHTVTITTRFPSDAARRFVAFARADVQATDDDMGQGQAGMDSPKADWLARLTIVSIDFRDPRQVLSLASMFPVLDVLVNNAAQTIRSSANAYGPLVEGEHISLEYMVEHNWFYPGR, via the coding sequence ATGGCGCACACAGTCACTATTACCACGCGGTTTCCGAGCGATgcggcgcggcgcttcGTCGCCTTCGCACGCGCCGATGTTCAGGCTACGGACGATGACATGGGTCAAGGCCAGGCGGGAATGGACTCTCCAAAAGCCGACTGGCTTGCCCGCCTCACCATCGTCAGCATAGACTTCCGTGACCCGCGGCAGGTCCTCTCTCTCGCATCAATGTTCCCAGTCCTCGATGTACTCGTCAACAACGCCGCCCAGACTATCCGGAGCAGTGCCAACGCATACGGTCCTctggtcgagggcgagcacaTCTCGCTCGAATACATGGTCGAACACAATTGGTTCTATCCCGGCCGCtga
- the POM33 gene encoding uncharacterized protein (Uncharacterised protein family (UPF0121)), with product MASVLDPHYLWAFGHLTVLTNAVYIVIQTLLFRGTPNIPYRLLYIGALLSYSIVVFKSLGKPTGMPWLRRAFVDENAQYALLAFYWLISKAIGITILPFATFSLFHCATFFRTNILPKFSPKAVAGQQSPPPNWADNLGKQLQDWVKQNYDKAMNFVAYAELVILLRVFVGALTWRSSFVAPIFLAHFIRLRYHASPFTRHSVNTVGAKIDEFTNGQSPAIKNAWATVKRVLGTWGGGQLVPGPQAAPRPAAPGARAAGATRPAAGASTGAATGAEPAAPAPGTTGATRRA from the exons GCACCTCACCGTGCTCACAAATGCTG TCTACATCGTCATCCAGACGCTGCTTTTCCGCGGCACCCCAAACATCCCATACCGCCTGCTCTACATTGGCGCGTTGCTGAGCTACTCAATCGTCGTGTTCAAGTCGCTCGGCAAGCCCACTGGCATGCCATGGCTTCGTCGCGCGTTTGTTGACGAGAACGCCCAGTATGCTCTGTTGGCGTTTTACTG gctCATCTCCAAGGCCATCGGCATCACCATCCTCCCGTTCGCGACCTTCTCGCTGTTCCACTGCGCCACTTTCTTCCGTACCAATATCCTCCCCAAGTTCTCCCC CAAGGCTGTGGCCGGTCAGCAGAGCCCGCCCCCTAACTGGGCCGACAACCTCGGAAAGCAACTCCAGGATTGGGTCAAGCAGAACTACGACAAGGCCATGAACTTTGTCGCGTATGCTGAGCTCGtgatcctcctccgcgtctttgtcggcgcgctcaCCTGGCGCTCGTCGTTTGTCGCCcccatcttcctcgcccactTCATCCGCCTCCGCTACCACGCATCGCCGTTCACTCGCCACAGCGTCAACACCGTTGGCGCCAAGATTGACGAGTTTACAAACGGCCAGTCCCCTGCCATCAAGAACGCTTGGGCCACCGTCAAGCGCGTCCTAGGCACTTGGGGCGGCGGCCAGCTCGTTCCTGGGCCCCAAGCTGCCCCCCGACCCGCTGCTCCAGGTGCCCGTGCCGCTGGCGCGACTCGCCCAGCCGCGGGTGCGTCGACTGGTGCGGCGACGGGCGCCGAACCGGCAGCACCTGCTCCCGGCACCAcgggcgcgacgcgccgcgcgtga